Part of the Quercus lobata isolate SW786 chromosome 6, ValleyOak3.0 Primary Assembly, whole genome shotgun sequence genome, CAGGTTCCACACCCTCCTCCTTCATTTCATTATAAACCCCAATTGCCTCACTCCCGTTACTCAACATACAATAACCCTTCATAATAGTATTATAAACAAAACAATCAGGCTTAAACCCTTCCTTCTTAAGCACTTTGACCAACCTCGTGGCCTCGCGGAGATTCTTCATATTACACACATTATCAATCAATATTGTATAAGTAACAAGATCAGGcttcaaatcaaaattatcTCGCATTTCTTCAATAAAATCGTCAATCAAACTCAAAGACCTAGCCTTGCATAGAtgcttaataataaaattataagtatAAGTATCCGGAACAGAGTGTTTTGatgaaaattcttttaccaattCGACAGCTTGGTCTACGCGACCGGCCGAACAGAGCGAGCGAATGGCAATATCAGCAGTGACCTTATCGGGTGCGAAGCCGTGGTTGAGCATGAGATTGAGGGTTTGGTGGACAGAGGAGAGGGAGGGATCAGGTGCTTTGCAGGATTGGGAGAGTAATATGTGGAAGGTGGATCGGTCGGGAGAGAAAGAAGGGTGTGATTTGATCATGTGGTTGAGGAGAGAGATGGAGTCTTGGACGGTGGAGATTGAAGAGTAGGATTGAAGGAGAGAGTTGTGGAAACGGAGGTCAAGTGGGAATTTGGGGTTGGTGGAAATAATTGAGTTGAAGAGCTTTTTGGCGTCGGAGAGGTTTGGGGATTTGAAAagggtttggatttgggtttgggtttgaggaGAGTCGTGGGATTTGGTTTTCCTGGTGGTTGGTTTTCTGGGAAAGTGTTGGGGATTGTGAGGTGGGGTTGTGGTTGTGGACTCTTTGGGAATGAGTGAAGAGGATTGCTTTTTCATGAGAGTTGTTGCAATTGCCGAACGGAGTGATGGTGGAACCTTtcccattttcttctttcttcttcttctgcttttCCTTTTCTCTGTTACTGGTGAAGGAGTGCTAGGGTTTTGGCAGGGTTTGAGATTTGGGGTAAAGTTCGAAGATGCCTCACTGCATCCgttttcttttgggctttgcGCCTAATAGACGGTCTGTCGTTTTACGCCTAGTAAACCAGTTTAGCTACCAACTTGGCTCTCACTAgacttcaaaaataaataaataaaaagttggcTCTCACTAAAAGAAATTaacatgattatatatttttaaaatataactaTTGGATTactcattatttttatattcttaatatatatgtcaaattcTGTactaattggatattatttactattcgattcaTGAACTTATTTTTTAGGTATAATTCTATACTATAAAAAtgtttgattgatgacatagaaTTGatcttacaaaaattttgtaataatggATGATATTAGAATAAAATCCAATACAAAGGTAGATATGTCAAAATTGAcgttcaattaaaaaaaagtattaaatgaAGTTGTAAGTATTAGTAATTGTGatcatggttgtcaaaattgcGATTTGGATTGTAGGATCACAAGATTTTTCCATCCCACCTCACCAAAACGTTTAGAATCACACTAAGATTGTAAAAATGGTAGTATCATATGGGATCCTACCGATCTTACCAAAACATcagtttttggctttttttttttttagggataaattttttattttgatgaagttttaagggtttttatttttctatgttaTGATTGTATGTGTTAGTAACTGTGACTCATAGGTGACATAAATTGGaaatccaatcaaggttactttgGTCCTTCACTCAATATTCTCATCAAGCTCATGGTGGTTGAGTCCTTGGTGTTTGCTCCATTCTTTGCATCTCGTGGAGGCTTGATTTTCAAACTCATTTAAAATGGAGGTTCTATGTAGTAGGTTTAATTCTAGTGTATCTTTCCACTCGTGGGGCAGTAAAGTTGATGAATttcttaaagaaataaaataaaataaaataaactccaAACTCTCAAGCTCAGCACTTCCTCAATTTgatctcttattttttttaaatttggtccCCTCCCAAAAGACCAAATGGACTAAAGAGGACATGATTAGACCGAATTAGACTAAAGAGGACTGAACTGGACCAAAGTATACCTAATATGACCAAATTAGACCAAAATAGACCGAATGAGTTCATCTAATAGAAGATAGTAGACCATAACACTACTTTACAAAGCTCTTAACCAATTGACTTCTACTTAACCATATTACACTCATctatatctttatttattttcactATATTCCTTcaataaatcttaaaaatagtttaaaatttgaaactgTGGTTAAAAGCCTCCATTTTAGTAGCTTCTGGTTTTTATAATAGTTTATTATCCTGGTTTCTATAATAGTTATATTGCTTTCCTtcacatcaaaaaaatatatatacagtaatagataaaaattatatttcatttattaaagaaaataaaaataaataaataaaagagttaaaaaatatataataataataaaaaataaaaaaaaataaaaaaaaacccaaactctCAAACTCAGCACTTCttccatttgaattttgatctcttattttcaaaaactataGTCCCCGTCCCAAAAGACTGAATTGGACAAACTAGATCGAATTGGACCGAAAAGGACCGAATTAGACCGAACTGGATCAAAGGGACATAATGAACCGAAGAGAACTAAATGGACCAAAATCGACCTTATTAGACCAAACTGGGATAGAGTAGATTGAACTGGACCAAAATTGGCCTGAGTGGACTGAAGAAGACTGAACTACACTGAAGAGGATCAAACTAGATAAAAGGGACCAAACTGGAATGGACCGAACTACTTCATCTATTAAAATATGGTAGACTGTAAGTCTGTAACACTAAGTTACAAAGCTCTATTTTtcctcaacaacaaaaaaaaaagttacaaagcTCTTGACCAATTATTGACTTCTAATTAACCATATTCCAATCATatacattttaatttattttcaatatatataatcctagaataaatcttaaaaactgaaaaccgTGGTTAAAAACCTccaattttttataacatattcTCAGAGTTGTATTGAAAATTACTTGGAACGTTAGTAATTTCAATTATAGGAGGGGGAGGGAAAGTTTTAAAAGCCTAGGGGCCACAATGCCCCCTAGTGAATGAAATTCCTTAAAcatgatttgaagaaaaactttGTCAATTAATTAAAAGCCAGATATTGTGCATTATGTTTAGGTCACATCACTTAactaagagttttgtaacccAATGGCATTACTTGGTCTTCTTTATAAGGATAACCATTGTTCAAATCCACTCCCCTgcctattgttttttttttaagagattgtTAGGTATTGAAttataatagaaataaataaatgcaagcTACCTATTAGCAGTAGCACATGACATGCTTCCATTATGTGGTTCATTAAGTACATTAAAATCATTAAGATAATCCGCTTTGTTTGTGTGTATAATTTTACTATTGGTCCTTTAGCTCCACCACTGATTTCATTCATTCCATTTTATGGCAGTTCTTAAAAAGCATTAGCATATATGTTAATCACATTACTCATTAGATATGTTAATTGCATAACTCACAGGATTCTTGTTGAGTAGTTGTAAGGACCCGACCTTGATTTCCAAAACTCAGCACATGGACTGAATATGGCCCAAGAAGCCcacaacaatgaatttgtagaggaaTGGGTTAAAACATTGGACTTTAGTTAATCAAACAGCATTATAGATAGGCTTGATGACACAAAGGTAGACATGGACTATTATGAAATGCAGAAAGAATGTTCTCGGCGAAGTCCGAGGACAATAGTTCTAATACAATGTTCTTAGAAAGTGTTACAAGTTTGATTGaggattgctacagtgtttatTCTCTCCAATTTCCGATCCcctttcttgttcttttctctCCCCTTTTATACTCCCTTCTCCCTTTACCTCAACCGTCCACCTGTATGCTAGATGGTtagggttgatacttgtcccatcagtccttCTCATCAGTCTTCaagtagtagctgtaaggctgaaatacACTGCTCAAGCatcacttctacattaatgcggccaggggattagctgcaatgcatttaatgtggaggcagcAGCTGTCTCCATAGATATTTTGGGGTTCATCCTTATCTCATATCTCTGCATTGCTCGTCCACCTTAAACAAATTTTAGGGATAGCCATTTTTGTTGTAAATCCATTTCTTAGGACCTCCGCCAAGCTTGGCCGAGGAAGTTTTCATCCTCGGCACACTTTCCAGAGCCTTTAAGACTAAAACCCCAATATTTCTTCATCAGTGTAATTTCCTCTGACGAAGACATCTCATCCTCGGGCGGATCTTTGTCCTCGGCTTAGGCCATAGGCCCAACATATGAATAAATAATGCACTTTTAGGCCCAAGgaccctacaatagcccctcgagaTTCCCCTTTCTGTCTCCTCGGGAAGAAAAGAGGATTTTGATAACTCCAGATTAGCTCCGCGCCCATTTCGTTCCTCTTCTGCTTATGAAGACGCCTTTTTGTTTGCCCAAAACGCGTTCTTGACACTACGGCATTTAAGGCACGTCATTAATAAATTCTGACGGCTCTTTGTCCCCCACGTTCTACGGCATGATGCGAATCGTAAGGCTGAGGGCTTCGTTGGGAATTGAGCAGGAATTTTCCCGCTCTCTGCTCTCATTGGTATAAATACCAATTAAATCAACTTTTTCCCTTACTTTAGCATTCATTTCATTCTAGCACTCATACGTTGAACCTACACACCTTTTCAACCTTCCTAAGCCTTTAAAAATACTAAGGACCCATCCGAGGACACCTTTGCTCTCTTCGTAAGTCTTCTTAAACTTTTGCTCTTTAAGTTTCTACatccttctcttttcttcatgttctttcGTTTTCAATCTCTTTAGTTTTTCCCAGCCTTTCTTGGAAATGGGTAGATTTAAGAATTTAGTAGATTCTAAGGAAGGGATAGAAAGCTTTAGGGCTCGTTATAACATCCTTCCAGGAGTAGGAATTAGATACTGTGATGAGAGTCAATGGCACGAGGATAGGCAGGTCGGGGAGGTAGTGATCCCAATGATAGCATTCATAGAAAGAGGGATGAAAATCCCCATGGGTGGAGTCACTAGAGACTACCTTAGAGCTCATAGGTTAGT contains:
- the LOC115949656 gene encoding pentatricopeptide repeat-containing protein At2g17670 encodes the protein MGKVPPSLRSAIATTLMKKQSSSLIPKESTTTTPPHNPQHFPRKPTTRKTKSHDSPQTQTQIQTLFKSPNLSDAKKLFNSIISTNPKFPLDLRFHNSLLQSYSSISTVQDSISLLNHMIKSHPSFSPDRSTFHILLSQSCKAPDPSLSSVHQTLNLMLNHGFAPDKVTADIAIRSLCSAGRVDQAVELVKEFSSKHSVPDTYTYNFIIKHLCKARSLSLIDDFIEEMRDNFDLKPDLVTYTILIDNVCNMKNLREATRLVKVLKKEGFKPDCFVYNTIMKGYCMLSNGSEAIGVYNEMKEEGVEPDLVTYNTLIFGLSKSGRVKEAKKILRVMTEKGHFPDTVTYTSLMNGLCREGDALGALALLEEMEVRGCSPNSCTYSTLLHGLCKARLLEKAKELYGVMKAGDMKLETAAYATFVRALCREGRIAEAYEVFDYAVESKSLTDVAAYSTLESTLKWVKKAKEQGNII